The Triticum urartu cultivar G1812 chromosome 5, Tu2.1, whole genome shotgun sequence genome contains the following window.
tgtactctctctgttcctaaatacaagtctttgtatagattccaccatggagtACATATggagtaaaatgagtgaatctacactctaaaatgtacctggatacatcagtatgtgatccatagtggaaatctctaccaagacttatattttggaatggagggagtatgatagtagtatagtatgttccttgtactgaagatgagcagggacatttgcagtgtagaggtctatacggttggttgtgatggacactttgagcctctttgattcgtaggatcttgtaaacataggaataggatttgtagtggcctgcccacttgaatcctataagaatagtaaggaaatgcggggagctgtgtcgcctttgagagttacactgatattaacagtaccacaccttcacttgaagagagctggtatccgaagcctttctagccgtaccggcaatactagcacatatattctagcaagttccactttgctgattttactctgatgcttaaggttttcccgttatatctacactatgatctgtgtagctgctttgtgtcgcactagcagcagtccactcttgaagctaaacacttcaatgacttacaaaattagcaccaaggcattgagtgccattctggatgcaatgaaactcatacgctccccacctgttgattcttgttcagaatatgatcctaatgactattctaatctcgaggagtcaaaggcagacgacctgtcctgttcacccatcaaggtgcctgttctaatttggcaatgttttattgattgcgggtatcttgcatatgttgtcttgcatttcttatactttgttgcaccgccatctgcttagtttactcatcatatatgtcaagatgccatgcccatccattatcaatacatattccatctgtcatcataccatgtttttccactcaaatgctgttcttgtgtatcagacatcaaaaaggaagagggtgattgccgaacctgaaggagcaccagcaaagtccttgaaaaacatggtggtgccggacaaatcagacagcaccccacttatattggctctacaaccagtgacacaaaacgtatgactgactccagcagactgtacccatacttcactggccacaccactagccccaccacacaggacctgcactccagcaaaaggtataccgatttaatttgccatagcaccagctgtaccacagaaaaatcccactccagcaaaaagtacagcaagtccactggccgaagacctatcccaactgcagagacggccaattcctgcagattggaaccccattccatttattcccagtttaaaagacaatgctttcaatgttgttagggactacgtgcatatattcccatcatgggaagattattgtgaagacaaacaccattttcacatcttcctgtccaacttatgtgtaagtgctattattcatggctattattttcctgtttttctgctgattgaacacatcaatgatttacattacattgttgtaactaggcgagggtcaatctggatagtcatggcGATGCTGctgttattttactgtatatatatatcctgtcttcgcagtaaaccggccaaaccataaaattacggtacataattgggccgtcatgcaatcacgatgtaggttgggcctgaaacgtgccgattAGCTCACGGACCGGCAGTAGCCCGAAATGAACcctggcccatgattgtgcgaatcaaatcacgggcttctaacaggccgaaaaattgtctcggtccttgtttggcccaatcagatatcggctgcgagcaggccggatgcaaaccgggccatagttaggcccaactatatgacgggcttttaacaggctaaaaATTAATATAGGACTGAAATGTTAAACgagcccttaacaggccaaaactaatatcaggccgaattactaagtgggcctttagcaagtgggcccaaaagtatagtgtccagttgacgggccgaatctgatatgggccataattaggcccgaaacctcttaaagggccggacctgatctgggccgtaatttggcccagaacgtggtaggcttttaacgggccggatctcatatgggccactattaggcccagagcgtggcaggccattaatagaccgtatccaatatgggccgacatttggcccaaaacatggcagccagttaacgggccggcctgctagggtcctcaaaatcttgtgggcctacagctgggccggcccattaatgtcggcgaaatctcgtgggcctttagctgtgccagcccattatgatccgcaagaatgtTGTGGTCCTTTACCTGGGctggcctattatggcacacaaaaatcttgtgggcatgtacctgggccgacccattatggcccgcgaaatcttgtgggcctttagctgggccagcccattatggtccgcaaaatctcgtgggcctttagctgggccggcccattatggtccgcaaaatcttgtgggcctttagttgggccgacccatttaaacttgttgggtcgtgccacgtgtcgacgtatcataggcgccttctctccagtgagtggatgacatctgtcccgacgatgagccgacacgtgtttcctctagccaatgatgattttacacgtggaaaatccccattggtcggggctgttaacgggttatcgaatccaaaacccgacccgatagcttaacggcgttccgttacggtggatgccacgcgtcggtcacccttgacgaaagcacttctgtgacgcgcgatttatcgtcatggaagtggacacttccgtgatgataattttggtaatgtcatgaaacacttctacaacagcacaagtatgactatcttgattctgtcataaatttgtcatggatgtacatgcatgacaaaaaaagtgacctactgtgacaaacacgtatcatcatggaagtgtattttttttgtactGAAGAAGGAGAACAGGGAGGCTGGGTCCAGATCATTTAGAGCTTAAAATCACAGAAAACTTGGTTGAACTTTATCATAGTGAGGAAACAATGTGGAGACAGCGCTCCTGCATCCAGTGGCTCTCTAAAGGGGATCACAACACACATTTTTATCATCAGAGAGCAAGTATGAGAAGGAGGCGTAACAAAATTAAAAAGTTGATGGCTGCTGATGGACACGAAGTCTCTGATCAGGAGGAGTTGGAAACCATGACATCGGAGTTTTATCAAAATTTGTTCAACTCAGAAGTGCGCAGAACATGGAAGGAGTACTAGATACGGTACCTTGCAAAATCACACAAGCTATGAATGACTCTCTCACCAATCCTTATACAGAGGAAGAGGTAAAGAAGGCAGTTTTTCAGATGTACCCCCTCAAATCGCCAGGCCCAGATGGATTCCCTGCAAAGTTTTTTCAGCACCATTGGGATACATGTGGAGAGGAGGTGACTAGGGCTGTTCTCCGTATTGTCGAGGGTATGGAATCTGCAGAGGCTATCAATGACACACTCCTGGTATTAATTCCCAAGGTACAAACTCCATTAAATTTGTCTCAATTCCGGCCTATAAGTTTATGTAATGTGCTATATAAGATTGCCTCAAAAGTCCTGGCAAATTGTTTGAGGGAGATATTGCCTGACATAATTTCTGAAGAGCAATATTCTTTTATTCACGGGCGTTTGATAACTAACAATATTATATCAGCCTACGAATGTTTACATTTCATGAAGAGGAATAAGGCGCAGAAACATAGATCATGTGCTCTCGAGCTCGATATGATGAAAGCCTATGACAGGGTTGAGTGGGCCTACCTTCAGGCAATAATGGAGAAACTGGGTTTTGATCATCATTCGATCTCGGTTATAATGAACATGGTGAGCACAATATCTTTTTCAGTTTTATTTAATGGGAACAAATTGCAGAGTTTCAAACCATCAAGAGGTATCCGGCAAGGAGACCCTCTTTCACCCTACCTTTTCTTGTTGGCGGCAGAGGGACTTTCGTGCCTTTTAAAATCCAACAACCAGTCATCGCAGCTCAGGGGCATCCAGGTGGCACAGTCGGCACCGTCGGTTAACCACCTTCTTTTTGCAGATGACAACCTGCTGTTTTTCAAAGCAAGTCGAGAAGGGGCGGAGGAAGTATCAAACCTACTAGATGTTTATTGTAATGCATCCGGTCAAAGGGTAAACAGAGACAAATCTTCAATATTTTTTAGTAAAGGTTGTCCCCAGAATGTGAAGGAGGAAGTAGAGATGCTACTTAATGTTCAGAATGAATCTCTTAGTGAGAAATATTTGGGTATGCCCTCTGATGTGGGAAGATCAAAAAATGGCACTTCCAAATATTTGAAAGATAGAGTTTGGAAGAAGATCCAGGGTTGGCTTGAGAAATTACTTTCTATGGGAGGAAAAGAAGTGCTTATAAAGTCTATTGTGCAGGCCATCCCGGTTTATTCCATGGGATGTTTTAAACTTCCACTGGGGCTATGTGAACACTTGAATATGATGATAAGGAAATTTTGGTGGGGAGCAAAAGAAGGGAAGAGGAAAGTTGCGTGGGTGTCTTGGGATGTGATGACCAAACCGAAATATTTGGGAGGCATGGGGTTCAGAGACCTTGAATTGTTTAATTTAGCGCTTCTAGCTCATCAAGCATGGAGATTGTTAGAGAATCCAAATTCCTTGAGTGCAAAACTACTGAAGGCGGTATATTTACCGGGAACATGTATTCTACACGCACAACTAGGATCACAGCCATCGCAAGTTTGGAGGGCCATACTGGAAGGAAGGGACGTCCTGGTTCAGGGATTGATTCGGCGTATTGGTGATGGGACATCCACGGAGATTTGGAACCACAACTGGCTTCCTAGGGAGAGCTCAGTGAGACCCATTACGACTGCAAATGGTAATATTTTCCTTGTCTCAGAACTGATTGATGAGACATCCTCTAGATGGAGAGAGGACCTAGTTTGACATAGTTTCTTACCCATGGATTCAGAAAGTGATTCTGGGCATACCCTTATGTACAAGGAACGTGACAGACTTTTGGTCATGGGCACATGAGAACAATGATAACTTTATAGTTCGGTCGGCCTATAAGATGCTCGTCAACACCAAGTACAGTCGCGAAGGttggttgtttcatgatgctggtAGCTCGAATACAGTGGACCCAACAAAGCAATGGACTAATCTATGGGGCTCACAGATTCCTTCAAAGCTCAAAGTATTTCTTTGGCGCTTGGCTAAACATTCGATACCCACCTTTGACGTACCGGAGCATAGAAACATGGCCGACTCTGCATGCTGCCCTCTTTGCGGGGCTCCTAATTCATGGCGCCATGCTTTTCTGGACTGCTCTCCAGCAAGATGTGTATGGGCATTGGCCAATGAGACGATGGTGCAGAAGATGACTGAAGTCACAGACACACACGCAAAGCAATGGATTTCAGCTATGTAGGACCTGTTATCTCATGTGGAATACACTAAGATGGTTGTGACACTTTGGGCAGTGTGGTATTTCAGAAGAAAAGCTGTTTATGAGCATGATTTTCAGGCACCCTTGGCAACACATCACTTCATTAGGAGGTATATTCTTGATCTCGGAAACATAGAACAGAAGTTGAAGCCCACACAAACAGTGCAAAACAGAATTTTGGTGAAAGAGCCATGGGTTAGGCCACCACAAGGTATATGCAAGTTTAATGTTGATGGTGTTGTATCAAAGAGAGGTAACAGAGGGACAACGACTGTGGTGTGTCGAGATGATCAAGGAATTTATATGGGATCGTCGTCAATTACTTTTCCTGAAATTCTGGATGCACCTACGTTGGAGATACTTGCATGTGGAGAGGCACTAGCActtgctttggatcttcaaatcCGGAAAGTCTTCGTGTCCTCAAACTGTTCTACAGCCGTCAAGGAGGTGAAGGCAGGAGAGGCAGGACGTTGTGCTGCTATCATTAAAGAAATTAATGAAAGATCAAAGGAGTTTGAGAGTTGTATTTTCATTCATGAGAGAAGAAGCAGAAACCATGAAGCGGATGCTTTAGCTAAATTTTCCTTTTCTTTGGATATAGGTAGACATGTTTGGTTTGCTCAACCACATGATATTGCAATGATTCCGGTGAACTTATCTCCACCACTATTAAACAATCAAACAAGAACTTTCTTATGTGCACCCCGTAAAACGTACATGGATTCATTATGACCGCATGATTAAGCCCACTAAACTTAATCTAACGGCTAGCCTTAACCTAATCCATTCTCTGTGTGCACTTAACAATTTACATTGACTGACCGTGCTTCACTATATGAAACTCCATGTCCGATCAATTAGGAAACTATAATCATGATCGCGTCTTCTTAGGAAACTAATCACGATCACATCTTCTTAGGAAACTAATCATGATCGTGTTTTATTAGGAAACTAACCATGATCATGTTTTATTAGGAAACTGATCACGATCGCATTTTATTAGGAAACTAATCGGGTATTTGCACACATTGACACGTCCATCACCTCGACCTCCTGGATCACGATCCTATCTCTCCCAAGAAAAACCACCACAACCGGCCTCCACTTGGCATGGCGACAAGGAGCAGAGGACCAACAACTCCTTCTCAGGGGACGCCGCCGGAGTGCCGGTAATTCGTGAACCGCCGAGGGTGCCGCACCGGTCGCCCCTTCTCAGGGGATGCCGCTGGAGTGCCGGTAATTTATGTTGCTTGTAAGACAACTGCCCAACCAACATTTCTGGTTTCTTGTGAACTTACACGGCGTGCCTATGCTGACTTGTATACTTCAAAATAAGGTTTCTATGCATTACTAACCAGAGTGTGCTATCTTTATATCTTCGGTGTTTCTTAGCAGATGTCGTTTACATGTGTCATCAACACATTATTTGTTTTTTCTTAATTTGTAACACTTGTACTGCTGGAGTTGGTTTATTTTAAGTTGTTACATTTGGAACTCCTTTCACTTCATAAAGGGGCTGGATGATCTAAATTGCAAGATGTGATTTTCTTCTCACATGAACCATCTATAAAtaattttttttactattctTCTACGTATAAATACTTTGAGGTCCTTTCGCTGTTCATTCGGTTAATGGTTTGGAACTCAAATTATTTTTATTGTTTGATAGTATTACACACAAGTGGGTGTAAAGAAAAACTATCAAAAATGGTCATGACTTGCattttttcttcttattttctACAACTGGTGCTTCTCCATATGTTCCCATTGTGTTCCGGGATGTTATTTTGTACTATTTTTTTCCTATGTCTACCCTTGTATTTATTCAGCGCATTGTTCTCTTCGCATTTTGGCATGAAAGCTTGTTGGCTTGAAGGAGGATGAACACAGATGAAAGAGGGGAAACATTATAGAATTGTGTATGTTGCCTGCCGAGTTTAGCTTTGGATTTTTAGTGCTTTGACACTTCGTGCAGAATGAACTAAGGGTCTCTTTGATTCAAAGAATTTTTATAGGATCTTTGATGGATTAGAAttcttaggaatttttcctattttggccgtttgattcgtaggattgaatcCTGTAGGATTTTTTCCAaaggattcatttgtactacatttcacaggaattctaacatccactccaacctcttggaagaaatcctttgtttttcccacGACACAATCAAACGaactcaaatcctatagggatccaatgGACATGCTATTCCAATCCTACGTTTTTTCTATTCCTGTGTTTttgcaatcctatgaatcaaagaggccctaaacatttaggcctcttttggttcataggataggattatcataggaataggaattttgtaggaaatgagatggcatgtatctcaaatcctatgagtaggaataggaaacgagatgtcatttggttgacaccaaaggaattttttcattgagtctaggctcatttttattttcctatgaaatatggaggataggaaccaatcctatgtaggaataaGAATCTATTCCTAtaaaccaaagggctctaaaggaaaaaatcctataagatCCTATCCTCTAAAAATTCTATaaaattcctccaaaccaaaggaggccttacaTGTCAAGAGCATCTTGATGCATATAAAGAGTAAACGGAGGCATGAAATAACGAGTTGTATGGGTTGATTTATACTCTCCATTTTTATGTATGTTTGTGACTGTGTGTACCAGAGATGAACATGCATCGTTTCATGCGTTGTCAAGCTTTCCTATATGCCACGAGACGCAAAGCAACCTTTTATCTACCACATGTTGGCATCTACTTAAAATGCAACCAATAATTTAACGCACGTGCACACTTACTAGTTTGAATGAAAATCGTTTTTACCCCTAAAAAAGAACTACCCGGCAAATGAGGGATCCCCTAAAAGAGAACTACCTCGCAAAATAAAAGGAGGAAAAAACAAAAATGCCTCGACATCTCGTGGACCGGTCCCCGAGAAAAACGCCACCAATCCAGTGCCCGAACACGTGTAGCGGTCAATACACCGAGCCCACCGAGGCACCTCTACGCCACCTGGCAGACCGCCCCCCTCCCCCGCCGTCCGCTCCCCTCCGATTCTCCGCCGTGCCCGAATCAATCCCTCGGTGAAGCGTGGAGCGGCTCGAAAAATCCAAAGCCCGGAGGCCGGAGGAGAGGCGCCAGAGGAGCTCACCCCCGATTCATCTCGCCGTCTCAACCCGTGGCCGCAGGTAAGCCGCCGCTCATCCCCAAATCCCCACCCCGCGCGCCTCCGCCCGGTGGATCCCCAGGCAGGCCCCAGCTCCGCTCGTGAGGAGACAAACGCGGCGGTCTCGTCTTGCCATCCGTGGTGGCAACTCGGTCCCGCCATCGGCGTGTGCGCTGCATGGCTCGGCCGGCTAGAAATGTTTGGGAGGGTACCAGAGTTTGAAGGGGAAGGGAGCTTGGGGTTTCAATTGGAAGGCCAGTTGGTTTGGCCATCCGGAATCTATCCGATTTGGTTCGTATTTCGCTGTCTACTCTGCGAGTTTCGAGCGCGGAATGCACGCAGAGCGGGTGTGATATGTTAGGACGGTGTCTCGTTCGTGTTGTTCATAGGCGTTCTGAACTTTTGTTGGTGTTCGGTGGTACCGTAGCATCTGACTCAATGTACCTTCGTCACATGTGTGGGTTGTGATCGGCAAAGGCACGTGTGTAGTTGGTTGGAATGTTGCATGTTGATGTCCGTGTAAATTAATTTGTTGTGGGTAGGGCATCTTGAGAAATGTTTACCTTCTTGCTGCTGCCTGGTTCGGTTTTAATGTGCCGTGCTTGTGTTGTTGGAGTAGATGATCATGAGTAGACTACACAGATGCTCTTGTCTTATAATGTGTTCTGTAGGATTTTCTGGCTCAGTCTCTGTGAGCTGGCTGACTAGAGTTTGCTTGTTCCTAGAGTTGGAACTGGTCCAACTGGCCCTGTAATGTTGAATTCACTTTTAAATGATTTTATGGATCTGTGATTGTTTTTCTATGGAATCGTCTCAGTATTTCGATACCAGTTGATCCTTCAGGCTGTTTTTACCTCTCCTTTTCACTTTTGCTTGAGGAGGGACGAAGTACTCAGCCTACATAAATTCCTACTGCAGATTAGGGGTCCACTGTTATTTTCATGCCCTTATCTGGGATGGCCATTGCTTTCAAAGCAAGCACGAGTGCTTGTACTGCACAACAGCTGTGGGGGCATCCAACCAGGGATCAGTGTCAGTATGGTTTCACTCACTTAAATGAACGAAAGAGCAGAAAAGGCTCTGCTGCACTGCATGCCAGAGCTGTTTCAGGGAAGTTGGACCTGGATTTCGGTGAtccttcttggaagcaaaagtaTCAGGAAGACTGGGATAGGCGCTTTAGTTTGCCACATATTACAGATGTATTTGATTTAGAGCCAAGGCTCACTACATTTTCTCTGAAGAAAAACAGGTTCCTTCCTATTCACTTCATCTATAACTGGTTTGTTATGTATTCTGAAAACATAAAGCTGTATCtatctctcttattttacaaagAACATATGTTACTGACAGAAGTCCCCTGGGCGCTAGCGATGCTTCATCACCTGACAAGTGGAATGGCTATGTCAATAAGGATGATAGAGCACTTCTGAAGGTCAGTAATGAGATAACATATGATGCTCCACGCTTCATATGACGTGAACTAATTGTTTTCCGTAGGATTTGTAAGATAATACATGAAGAAAGCCTAGTCTCGAGATGTACCTCAGGGAAACTAAGGAAGAATTAATTATGTCACGAGACAGTTAGTGGTACCATGTATCATTTGCTTATTCATGAATTCATTAATGTATTTTGTAAGGTTGAATGTGCCGACTTCGTGCAAACTACTAATTCTCTTTGTAAACTGCCGAACATTACTTTAGATAATACCAATTATGTGCTTCAGTTAAAATGTTTTTTTTTCCAGAAAACGCAAAGACTTTGCTTTTTGAACCTTCGACTAAAGAAGCCTTATCTTTTTCCTTACTGTTTGTATTTATAATTACACAGTATGTTTCTCCAGGTGATTAACTATGCCTCTAATACTTCTGCTGGAGCTGAGTGCATTGATCCTGATTGTAGCTGGGTGGAACATTGGTACGCTCTGATGCAGTTGGTTTGTCTTTTCTGTGACATACGTTACCTTTTATCATCAGATTATATGAAAAATTGCTAGCTTATGTGAGTTTTTGCATTTGTCATTTGATTGTTACTAGAATGTCTTCAATTGCTATATTCTCGTGATTCTATCTTTCAAGAAGGGGGAATTGATGAGACAGTGGTATTTGCTTTTTATAGGGTGCATCGTGCAGGGCCTCGTAAGGAAATATACTATGAGCCAGAGGAAGTAAAAGCAGCCATTGTTACCTGTGGAGGGCTCTGCCCCGGTTTAAATGATGTCATTAGACAGGTATTGTCCTTTCAGTATCGTGCAAGAAATTGGCTTTTTCTTTACATGCCTGAAGTTTAAATAAGTGGTGTGCCTTATTAAAAATATATTTCTTGTGTCTAAATCTTGGTTCCACAACCTCTTGACAATATTGATCAAATGTAAATCGTATTTCCAGATAGTATTTACCCTGGAGATCTATGGGGTGAAGAATATTGTCGGAATTCAGTTTGGTTATCGTGGATTTTTTGAAAAAGGCTTAAAAGAAATGCCAGTAAGGATGCATCCCCCATTCGCCTGATGTTGTAAGGAAGTTGATGTTCATTATGCCATGGAATTACATTTTGGTTTCAACCTTCAGCTTTCACGTGATGTGGTGGAGAACATAAATCTTGCTGGTGGAAGCTTCCTAGGTGTCTCACGTGGAGGAGCTAAAACTAGTGAAATTGTAGATAGCATACAGGTAAGCAATGTGAATAAAAGATTGTGATGTTCTGTATTGATGCTTCATCATTATTTTACATGATCATCCTGTGTTTGTAGGCCAGAAGAATCGATATGCTATTTGTAATAGGAGGAAATGGTAGCCATGCTGGAGCTAATGCTATCCACGAGGAGGTTATTACGTCTCTATTGGAGTTCCTTTCTTTATTTTTATCATAGGTGTCATTGATGTACTTTTGGACATGATTGGATAAAGGAGCATTTAGTTCTATTTCTATGTCAAGTATAGCGCAGTAATCTGACTCTTATACAACCTAATGGTAGAGGTTATATCAATTACCTGAGAATACAAAGCCCATTGTTTGCACAAAAATGACACAGTATTGAGAAAACATAGGGATGCCTTTTCCCTAATCAGCACATGTTACTTCTGTGGTTGTGCCCAAAGTACACCCAATACGCGTGATTCTTAATGATAAACTTTTCATAGAAGTACATACTGTTACAAACGTTGTGCATTACATTTGCTATGTTAAATCTTTGTATTCTGGCAGATCTTCTACTGAAAAAACACGTATGTGTTTCATGGGATGTGACTGTACATGCTTAGTTTAATTCTTTGTTCTGGTTTGCAGTGCCGTAAGAGAAAACTGAAAGTTTCAGTTGTAGCTGTTCCAAAGACCATTGATAATGATATACTTTTCATGGATAAGACATTTGGTTTTGACACAGCTGTTGAAGAAGCTCAACGTGCAATCAATTCTGCCTATATAGAGGTTGGTTACGTTGCTGCTGTTCGTGTTCTTTTACTATGGAAACTTAAGTGGAGTGAATTTGGTATATGGTTACTCTTGCTTTAGATAATTCCTTCTATCTTCAGGCACGTAGTGCATATCATGGAGTTGGGTTGGTCAAATTAATGGGAAGAAGCACTGGGTTCATAGCCATGCATGCTTCTCTTTCTAGCGGACAGATTGATGTCTGCCTAATACCTGAGGTATGTAACTGAAAACACTGCTGATGGAGCTTCAAATCTGTCTTTGCTTCACATTTACTAACACAAGCGCACAATCTGAGTGAAGGTATCTTTTACACTTGATGGAGAACATGGTGTCTTGTCACATCTTGAGCATTTACTGGAAACCAAGGGATTTTGTGTGGTTTGTGTGGCTGAAGGTGCAGGACAGGTATGATGTGGCGCATGGTGTTTTGACTCGTCCAAAAGCTCTAGTAACTTCA
Protein-coding sequences here:
- the LOC125509461 gene encoding ATP-dependent 6-phosphofructokinase 5, chloroplastic-like isoform X1, whose translation is MPLSGMAIAFKASTSACTAQQLWGHPTRDQCQYGFTHLNERKSRKGSAALHARAVSGKLDLDFGDPSWKQKYQEDWDRRFSLPHITDVFDLEPRLTTFSLKKNRSPLGASDASSPDKWNGYVNKDDRALLKVINYASNTSAGAECIDPDCSWVEHWVHRAGPRKEIYYEPEEVKAAIVTCGGLCPGLNDVIRQIVFTLEIYGVKNIVGIQFGYRGFFEKGLKEMPLSRDVVENINLAGGSFLGVSRGGAKTSEIVDSIQARRIDMLFVIGGNGSHAGANAIHEECRKRKLKVSVVAVPKTIDNDILFMDKTFGFDTAVEEAQRAINSAYIEARSAYHGVGLVKLMGRSTGFIAMHASLSSGQIDVCLIPEVSFTLDGEHGVLSHLEHLLETKGFCVVCVAEGAGQDLLQKSNATDASGNVILSDFGVHMQQKIKKHFKDIGVLADVKYIDPTYMVRACRANASDAILCTVLGQNAVHGAFAGFSGITSGICNTHYAFLPITEVITTPKHVNPNSRMWHRCLTSTGQPDFH
- the LOC125509461 gene encoding ATP-dependent 6-phosphofructokinase 5, chloroplastic-like isoform X2, which gives rise to MPLSGMAIAFKASTSACTAQQLWGHPTRDQCQYGFTHLNERKSRKGSAALHARAVSGKLDLDFGDPSWKQKYQEDWDRRFSLPHITDVFDLEPRLTTFSLKKNSPLGASDASSPDKWNGYVNKDDRALLKVINYASNTSAGAECIDPDCSWVEHWVHRAGPRKEIYYEPEEVKAAIVTCGGLCPGLNDVIRQIVFTLEIYGVKNIVGIQFGYRGFFEKGLKEMPLSRDVVENINLAGGSFLGVSRGGAKTSEIVDSIQARRIDMLFVIGGNGSHAGANAIHEECRKRKLKVSVVAVPKTIDNDILFMDKTFGFDTAVEEAQRAINSAYIEARSAYHGVGLVKLMGRSTGFIAMHASLSSGQIDVCLIPEVSFTLDGEHGVLSHLEHLLETKGFCVVCVAEGAGQDLLQKSNATDASGNVILSDFGVHMQQKIKKHFKDIGVLADVKYIDPTYMVRACRANASDAILCTVLGQNAVHGAFAGFSGITSGICNTHYAFLPITEVITTPKHVNPNSRMWHRCLTSTGQPDFH
- the LOC125509461 gene encoding ATP-dependent 6-phosphofructokinase 5, chloroplastic-like isoform X3, with the translated sequence MFLQVINYASNTSAGAECIDPDCSWVEHWVHRAGPRKEIYYEPEEVKAAIVTCGGLCPGLNDVIRQIVFTLEIYGVKNIVGIQFGYRGFFEKGLKEMPLSRDVVENINLAGGSFLGVSRGGAKTSEIVDSIQARRIDMLFVIGGNGSHAGANAIHEECRKRKLKVSVVAVPKTIDNDILFMDKTFGFDTAVEEAQRAINSAYIEARSAYHGVGLVKLMGRSTGFIAMHASLSSGQIDVCLIPEVSFTLDGEHGVLSHLEHLLETKGFCVVCVAEGAGQDLLQKSNATDASGNVILSDFGVHMQQKIKKHFKDIGVLADVKYIDPTYMVRACRANASDAILCTVLGQNAVHGAFAGFSGITSGICNTHYAFLPITEVITTPKHVNPNSRMWHRCLTSTGQPDFH